In Phycisphaerae bacterium, one genomic interval encodes:
- the infB gene encoding translation initiation factor IF-2: MPPTLRVHTLAKELGVPSKAVIEKCRAEGIELKNHMAALSIGLAESIREWFSVGDDITSVEVSDHVDVEAVRKTRRKSRGQAVEVAEAEAPAPPASPPAEAVPEAGPPEPTGEIAVAEPAPVVTAEPALPAATEPPPAFAAAEVPVAPPIQEVETLPPVAEPAPVELAPAARVEPPPAESPAVLPPAPPPPPIMPAGPQVVPAPAELRGPKVVRIEAPEPHRVPRPRGPMRPLGERAPAATVGPAPATTPARRGRAKGRKADEEEMARARSRSPRRHGTATDVDQRLREWRDQDLLERKERLASVTGHGLRDRRAAERRRQATAQTGAPAADRREPVLITAPVSIKEFCATVGVPFVAVSKRLLESTGRLWTINQTLDAEQTEFLALELGIPIQVAKARTAYELLEDEFAQRPREHLVPRPPVVAMLGHVDHGKTSLLDAIRRTRVAEGEAGGITQHIGAYRLDRGDWHVTFVDTPGHRAFTAMRARGANLTDVVVLVVAADDGVMPQTAEAIAHAKAAGVPIVVALNKIDLPGVDLNRVYSGLAEHGLAPAEWGGETDLIKTSATTGQGIDDLVAHLSTLSELLDLKADPTVPAQGAVIESQMREGRGVVAQVLVREGTLRPGQCVVCGPGAGRIRALRDDRGQQLPEAGPGTPVEVSGLDELPEAGDRLYVVDGLSRAKEIAEEVRQQRRAAALETAPKPRTLEALVQGEAEAGVPELTVIVKADVQGSVEVLKKTLAEFPAAKARLNVLHAAVGAVSEADVHLAKASGALIIGFHVVAEDRARQLADQLGVEVRPYRVIYELLDDLHKALAGLLAPVEREEVRGTAEVRQVFNVSRVGTIAGCHVTDGVIHRNHKVRLVRDGRVVIERKTIGSLKRFKDDAREVRAGFECGIKIQDYDDVKPGDIIQSYEVVEEAQEL, encoded by the coding sequence GTGCCCCCGACGTTGAGAGTTCACACGCTGGCGAAAGAGCTCGGTGTCCCCAGCAAGGCGGTGATCGAGAAATGCCGCGCCGAGGGGATCGAACTCAAGAACCACATGGCCGCACTCTCGATCGGGCTGGCCGAGTCGATCCGCGAGTGGTTCTCCGTGGGCGACGACATCACCTCCGTCGAAGTCAGCGATCACGTCGATGTCGAAGCGGTGCGCAAGACCCGCCGCAAGAGTCGTGGTCAAGCGGTGGAAGTCGCCGAAGCGGAAGCGCCGGCCCCGCCCGCGTCACCGCCTGCGGAGGCCGTGCCGGAAGCGGGCCCGCCCGAGCCGACCGGCGAGATCGCAGTCGCCGAGCCGGCGCCCGTGGTGACTGCCGAGCCCGCCCTGCCCGCCGCCACCGAGCCACCGCCCGCGTTCGCAGCGGCGGAAGTGCCGGTCGCGCCGCCGATCCAGGAAGTTGAAACGCTGCCGCCCGTGGCGGAGCCAGCACCAGTCGAACTCGCGCCGGCCGCGCGCGTCGAGCCCCCGCCGGCGGAGTCGCCCGCGGTCCTGCCGCCCGCGCCGCCGCCGCCCCCGATCATGCCCGCGGGGCCGCAGGTGGTCCCGGCCCCGGCCGAGCTGCGCGGTCCGAAGGTGGTGCGCATCGAGGCCCCGGAGCCGCATCGCGTTCCGCGCCCGCGCGGTCCGATGCGCCCGCTGGGGGAGCGTGCGCCGGCGGCCACGGTCGGCCCGGCGCCGGCGACGACCCCGGCGCGGCGCGGACGCGCCAAGGGGCGGAAAGCGGACGAAGAGGAAATGGCGCGGGCGCGCTCGCGCAGCCCGCGACGGCACGGCACAGCCACGGACGTCGATCAGCGCCTGCGCGAATGGCGCGACCAGGATCTCCTGGAGCGCAAAGAGCGACTGGCCAGCGTCACGGGGCACGGCTTGCGGGATCGGCGGGCTGCGGAGCGCCGGCGCCAGGCCACGGCGCAAACGGGGGCACCGGCGGCGGACCGTCGCGAGCCCGTGTTGATCACCGCGCCCGTGTCGATCAAGGAATTCTGTGCCACGGTGGGCGTGCCATTCGTGGCGGTTTCAAAACGGCTGCTGGAAAGCACCGGGCGCCTCTGGACGATCAACCAGACGCTCGACGCCGAGCAGACCGAATTCCTGGCCTTGGAGCTTGGTATTCCGATTCAAGTGGCGAAGGCGCGAACCGCCTATGAGCTGTTGGAGGACGAATTCGCGCAGCGGCCACGCGAGCATCTGGTTCCGCGTCCACCCGTGGTCGCCATGCTTGGGCACGTCGACCATGGCAAAACGTCGCTGCTGGACGCGATTCGGCGGACGCGCGTGGCGGAAGGGGAGGCCGGTGGAATCACGCAGCACATCGGGGCCTACCGCCTTGACCGCGGCGACTGGCACGTGACCTTTGTGGATACGCCGGGACACAGGGCGTTCACGGCGATGCGGGCACGCGGTGCCAACCTGACCGACGTGGTGGTGTTGGTGGTGGCGGCGGATGACGGGGTGATGCCGCAGACGGCGGAAGCGATCGCCCACGCGAAGGCGGCGGGGGTGCCGATCGTGGTGGCGCTGAACAAGATCGACCTGCCGGGTGTGGATCTGAACCGGGTGTACTCCGGCCTGGCGGAGCATGGGCTGGCGCCGGCGGAGTGGGGCGGCGAGACGGACCTGATCAAGACCAGTGCGACGACCGGGCAGGGAATTGACGACCTGGTGGCGCACCTGAGCACGCTGAGTGAGCTGCTGGACCTCAAGGCGGACCCGACGGTGCCCGCCCAGGGCGCCGTGATCGAATCGCAGATGCGCGAGGGGCGCGGCGTCGTGGCGCAGGTGCTGGTGCGCGAGGGAACGCTGCGGCCCGGACAGTGCGTGGTCTGTGGTCCGGGAGCGGGACGTATCCGGGCGCTGCGCGACGATCGTGGTCAGCAGTTGCCTGAGGCGGGGCCCGGGACGCCCGTGGAAGTCTCCGGCCTGGATGAGCTGCCCGAGGCGGGCGACCGGCTTTACGTCGTGGACGGGCTGTCGCGTGCGAAGGAGATCGCCGAAGAAGTCCGGCAGCAGCGCCGGGCGGCCGCGCTGGAGACAGCGCCGAAGCCGCGGACGCTGGAGGCGCTCGTGCAGGGCGAGGCCGAGGCGGGTGTGCCGGAGCTGACGGTGATCGTGAAGGCCGACGTGCAGGGCTCGGTGGAAGTGTTGAAGAAGACACTGGCCGAATTCCCGGCGGCGAAGGCGCGACTGAACGTTCTGCACGCGGCGGTGGGGGCGGTCAGCGAGGCGGATGTGCACCTGGCGAAGGCGTCCGGGGCGCTCATCATCGGCTTCCACGTGGTGGCGGAGGACCGGGCACGCCAGTTGGCGGACCAGCTCGGCGTGGAGGTGCGGCCGTACCGCGTGATCTACGAGCTGCTGGATGATTTGCACAAGGCGCTGGCGGGCCTGCTGGCGCCCGTGGAGCGCGAGGAAGTCCGCGGTACGGCGGAGGTGCGGCAGGTCTTCAACGTGTCGCGCGTCGGCACGATCGCCGGTTGCCACGTGACGGACGGCGTGATCCATCGCAACCACAAGGTGCGGCTGGTGCGCGACGGGCGGGTGGTGATCGAGCGGAAGACGATCGGTTCGCTGAAGCGGTTCAAGGATGATGCCCGCGAAGTGCGGGCGGGTTTCGAGTGCGGGATCAAGATCCAGGACTACGATGATGTCAAGCCGGGGGACATCATCCAAAGTTACGAGGTCGTCGAGGAGGCGCAGGAGCTGTAG
- a CDS encoding tetratricopeptide repeat protein — protein sequence MRHYIGQRFGGRTAAGRGRTRERAGSVALGLVLAFTATLVAGRGQEPRAHDSTPATDANTPLIDVPLAQIEPYAAPAPQREHRLEDAPEVKARYDAARAAFDNRQYAQAVAELDAALSFPHGSCFDVLYLMAQAKRALGRPGEARLAAEQALLYRPAAVDVHLLLGRLQREARRAAAACAHYRAATLAAEDPADNPRSMVAWYELGDALAEAGYLAAAVEAFEQFERAVSAERPAPPEDDELTAILQRHPFGALERRVELLRRLDQPDKLVQAVAAARERQPDEPYLERLYVRALIDAGAAERAFAFCREQLGERVAAPDVPENERRVTDAPRVTMLLALTIEAGRAAGKLEGWVAELAQEVSEGRHAELARLLAERLDAVKDHHVSIPLWRGLATHQPDDADATWSLASAYKEAGDLATALDTLIAFVRGNGERVAIPPERLADWMRSFTATEDFLRRVREITARGDGDHATYTVLGMTAAAAGQADLAEQLFEAALEQRPDFALPRLAWGRMLLSAWRWEEALAQADAALAAVQSIAGDTRAIRAAAQLLRGDACVGLDRNAEAEQAYKAALEAQPHEPAAVMALARHYRRTGNLLGAQRYLQEAWSADPTQGEAIEELIDSYLEGGKNEIARKCLREAEASGVPDDVLRRVRTALRFAAAPMQPDHLAELTRQFEQHPDDVTTGLKLAAGLYITQRADEALPILLKVQARAPQDERLIYLLARVHLRRLENEQASALLEDLVRRYPRRRGALRLLADAQLADFRVEDARQTMRRMLEDCPADEDQEQRTALRTRVLESYLSFAEYDAALALLDEWLAQQPDVDELIQNKLQVLLMAERADAAVALAVARLEPVTQKFTEARTRLEELSAQLREQPKDADAQAQFENLQREYAARGTELYARRSEYVHVSVNAGQYEQAERRIREWLVDLPGEAQLQEWLIEVLLAAGRGEDALEAISALVPKTPTDVLKAFIWRARGLAAAGKRDDAVRDLNGLLEETFIRENAAARAQVREEILELLVRAREFDRAVAQCERWLSETSAVDGGGRGAAASAARLGVLLLKRYVLGAAERLEEQLEVSEELLAAQPHDAGLNNDIGYTYVERGERLERSLAMIKLAVAAEPLNAAYLDSLGWAHYRRGDFAAAREQLARAARLRVGQDATIFDHLGDAEWRLGDAAAARAHWQKAQDLIEARPAAERSERDAQLLAALRGKLEAIEQSDTPAVAPTVAEQQTKETR from the coding sequence GTGAGGCACTACATAGGGCAGCGGTTCGGTGGGCGGACGGCGGCGGGTCGCGGGCGGACGCGGGAACGCGCGGGCAGCGTGGCCCTGGGACTGGTGCTGGCGTTCACCGCCACGTTGGTCGCGGGGCGCGGTCAGGAGCCCCGCGCGCACGACAGCACGCCGGCCACCGACGCGAACACACCGCTGATTGATGTCCCGCTCGCTCAGATCGAGCCCTACGCCGCGCCGGCACCGCAGCGTGAACACCGGCTGGAAGACGCGCCGGAGGTGAAGGCGCGGTACGACGCGGCGCGCGCGGCGTTCGACAATCGACAGTATGCGCAGGCCGTGGCCGAGCTGGACGCCGCCTTGAGCTTCCCGCACGGGAGCTGCTTCGACGTGCTGTACCTCATGGCGCAGGCGAAGCGCGCCCTGGGGCGCCCCGGGGAAGCGCGCCTGGCCGCGGAGCAGGCGCTGCTGTATCGGCCGGCAGCGGTCGACGTGCACCTCCTGCTGGGACGCCTGCAGCGCGAGGCACGCCGCGCCGCGGCCGCGTGTGCGCACTACCGCGCCGCAACGCTGGCGGCGGAGGACCCGGCCGACAACCCGCGCAGCATGGTGGCCTGGTATGAACTGGGCGACGCGCTGGCGGAAGCCGGCTACCTGGCGGCCGCCGTTGAAGCCTTCGAGCAGTTCGAGCGCGCCGTGTCGGCCGAGCGCCCCGCCCCGCCGGAAGACGACGAGCTGACCGCCATTCTGCAGCGCCATCCGTTCGGCGCACTGGAGCGCCGCGTGGAATTGCTCCGGCGGCTGGATCAGCCGGACAAGCTGGTCCAGGCGGTCGCGGCCGCCCGCGAGCGCCAGCCGGACGAGCCCTACCTGGAGCGGCTGTATGTCCGTGCGCTGATCGATGCGGGCGCGGCGGAGCGGGCGTTCGCATTCTGCCGGGAGCAGCTTGGGGAGCGTGTGGCGGCGCCGGACGTGCCGGAGAACGAGCGCCGCGTGACCGACGCTCCGCGGGTCACGATGCTGCTGGCGCTGACTATTGAGGCGGGGCGCGCGGCGGGCAAGCTCGAGGGGTGGGTGGCGGAACTGGCCCAGGAAGTGTCGGAAGGGCGGCACGCGGAACTGGCCCGCCTGTTGGCCGAGCGACTGGATGCGGTGAAGGATCACCACGTTTCCATTCCACTCTGGCGTGGGCTGGCCACGCACCAACCCGACGACGCGGACGCGACCTGGTCGCTGGCCAGTGCCTACAAGGAGGCGGGTGACCTGGCGACGGCCCTGGACACGCTGATCGCGTTCGTGCGCGGCAACGGCGAGCGGGTGGCGATTCCGCCCGAGCGTCTGGCGGATTGGATGCGGAGCTTCACGGCGACGGAGGACTTTCTGCGGCGCGTGCGGGAGATCACGGCGCGGGGCGACGGGGACCACGCAACGTACACGGTGCTGGGGATGACGGCGGCCGCTGCGGGGCAAGCGGACCTGGCCGAGCAGCTCTTTGAGGCAGCCCTGGAGCAGCGGCCGGACTTCGCGCTCCCGCGGCTGGCCTGGGGCCGCATGCTGCTCAGTGCCTGGCGGTGGGAGGAGGCGCTGGCGCAAGCCGACGCGGCCCTCGCTGCGGTGCAGAGCATCGCGGGCGATACACGGGCGATCCGGGCCGCGGCGCAGCTGCTGCGGGGCGACGCCTGCGTCGGCCTGGATCGCAACGCGGAGGCGGAGCAGGCCTACAAGGCGGCGCTCGAGGCGCAACCGCATGAACCGGCGGCGGTGATGGCGCTGGCGCGGCACTACCGGCGGACCGGCAACCTGCTGGGAGCGCAGCGCTATCTGCAGGAGGCCTGGTCGGCGGACCCGACGCAGGGGGAAGCGATCGAGGAGTTGATCGACAGCTACCTGGAAGGCGGGAAGAACGAGATCGCCCGGAAGTGCCTGCGCGAGGCGGAGGCCTCGGGCGTCCCGGACGACGTCCTGCGGCGCGTGCGGACGGCGCTGCGTTTTGCGGCGGCGCCGATGCAGCCGGACCATTTGGCGGAGCTGACCCGGCAGTTCGAGCAGCATCCGGATGACGTGACGACGGGACTGAAGCTGGCGGCCGGCTTGTACATCACGCAGCGCGCCGACGAAGCCCTGCCCATCCTGTTGAAGGTGCAGGCCCGGGCGCCGCAGGACGAGCGTTTGATTTACCTGCTGGCCCGGGTCCATCTGCGCCGGCTGGAGAATGAGCAGGCGAGCGCCCTGCTCGAAGACCTGGTGCGGCGCTATCCGCGGCGGCGCGGGGCGCTGCGCCTGCTGGCGGACGCGCAGCTCGCGGATTTCCGGGTGGAGGACGCGCGGCAGACGATGCGGCGCATGCTGGAAGACTGCCCGGCCGACGAGGACCAGGAGCAGCGCACGGCGCTCCGGACACGGGTGCTCGAATCCTACCTGAGCTTCGCCGAGTACGACGCCGCCCTCGCGTTGCTCGACGAATGGCTGGCGCAGCAGCCGGACGTCGACGAGCTGATCCAGAACAAGTTGCAGGTCCTGCTGATGGCGGAGCGGGCCGATGCGGCGGTGGCGCTGGCCGTGGCGCGCCTCGAGCCGGTCACGCAGAAGTTCACGGAGGCCCGGACGCGGCTGGAGGAGTTGAGCGCGCAGTTGCGCGAGCAACCGAAGGACGCGGACGCGCAGGCGCAGTTCGAGAACCTCCAACGGGAATATGCCGCCCGCGGCACGGAACTGTACGCGCGGCGGTCGGAATATGTGCACGTCAGCGTGAACGCGGGGCAGTACGAGCAGGCGGAGCGGCGGATCCGGGAATGGCTGGTCGACCTGCCGGGCGAGGCGCAGCTCCAGGAGTGGCTGATCGAGGTGCTGTTGGCGGCGGGGCGCGGCGAAGATGCACTCGAAGCGATCAGTGCGCTCGTGCCGAAGACCCCGACCGATGTGCTCAAGGCATTCATCTGGCGGGCGCGCGGGCTGGCGGCGGCGGGCAAGCGCGACGACGCGGTCCGCGATCTGAACGGGTTGCTGGAGGAGACGTTCATCCGGGAGAACGCGGCGGCGCGCGCGCAGGTGCGGGAGGAAATCCTCGAGCTCCTGGTGCGGGCGCGGGAATTCGACCGCGCGGTCGCACAGTGTGAGCGGTGGCTGAGCGAGACGAGCGCCGTGGACGGCGGGGGGCGCGGCGCGGCCGCCTCGGCCGCGCGGCTGGGCGTGCTGCTGCTGAAGCGCTACGTGCTTGGGGCCGCGGAGCGGTTGGAGGAGCAGTTGGAGGTGTCCGAAGAGCTCCTGGCAGCGCAGCCGCATGACGCCGGCCTGAACAACGACATCGGCTACACGTACGTGGAGCGCGGCGAGCGGCTGGAGCGCAGCCTCGCGATGATCAAGCTCGCCGTCGCGGCCGAGCCGCTGAACGCCGCGTACCTGGACAGCCTGGGGTGGGCACACTATCGCCGCGGGGATTTCGCGGCGGCGCGGGAGCAGTTGGCGCGGGCGGCGCGGTTGCGGGTCGGGCAGGATGCGACGATCTTCGACCACCTTGGTGACGCCGAGTGGCGGCTCGGGGACGCCGCCGCAGCGCGGGCGCACTGGCAAAAGGCGCAGGACCTGATCGAGGCGCGGCCGGCGGCGGAGCGCAGCGAACGCGACGCGCAACTGCTGGCGGCGCTGCGCGGCAAGCTGGAGGCCATCGAGCAGTCCGACACGCCGGCGGTGGCTCCGACCGTGGCCGAGCAGCAGACGAAGGAGACACGGTGA
- the rbfA gene encoding 30S ribosome-binding factor RbfA — MCEIGTLVSRRTERVGSLIRSLVAEIIQSQLADPRIPPITSITRVEVSDDFSVARLYVSVMAPDAQRQLCCAALQSASGLLRRRLAPELRLRKLPHLEFRLDDSVRRGFETVTAIDAAMREYGVRPAWEQDEADTTEADDEQPDDENVPKAAGRDVAQEDA; from the coding sequence ATGTGTGAGATCGGGACGCTCGTGTCGCGACGGACTGAGAGAGTCGGGAGCCTGATCCGGTCGCTGGTGGCCGAGATCATCCAGAGTCAACTGGCGGATCCGCGGATCCCCCCGATCACGTCGATCACGCGCGTCGAAGTCAGCGATGATTTCAGCGTGGCCCGCCTGTACGTCAGCGTGATGGCGCCGGACGCGCAGCGGCAGTTGTGCTGCGCGGCGCTGCAGAGTGCAAGCGGGCTGCTCCGGCGGCGGTTGGCCCCGGAGCTGCGCTTGCGGAAGCTCCCGCACCTGGAATTCCGCCTGGATGACTCCGTGCGGCGGGGCTTCGAGACCGTCACGGCGATCGACGCGGCCATGCGCGAATACGGGGTCCGACCGGCGTGGGAGCAGGATGAGGCCGACACGACGGAGGCGGACGACGAACAGCCGGACGACGAGAACGTACCCAAAGCGGCCGGGCGGGACGTGGCCCAGGAGGACGCATAG
- a CDS encoding DUF342 domain-containing protein: MPGNTDKVAKPTGLKVLVAEDRLTAWVQVQGVGRPDFAVPTEDEVVAAAQAARLAVTDDVRTRAKELVGVIREACAAGAESAVARLPERFVIAQGQLPVEGEDGRVELVPELAQATAPADEEGQVDYFAASAIVTVAAGAKIGRLVPERAGTPGVDVFGRPRAPRKPKGNPVKLGAGVKCDPADEGALLAVTAGRLELDGGRVRISEVLAVPGDVDFSTGSIESCVNVHIAGTVRAKFRVKTTASLAVDRVIEAAEVDVGGDVLVRGGIFGAERTGHVRAGGSVTAKLLNEVVLEAGGDVRFGKEILNACVRTRGHLIGERGTVIGGDVYAREGLRVLVLGSEGCVLTLVGTGVDVNALRRGRQLERQIKELHKSAEQIRQAIQPLMANMKRLLPAQRERATELLCKADEIDLQVDELKKQMEQLQTESKPQGTPSILVGEMIHPGVRLVIDAREARVQKALHGPVRIEMRKIDDVTQMAAVNQRTGSVTVLPCVDVDLDAPPADAHPATAPNPKPSETQHAAQP; this comes from the coding sequence GTGCCGGGCAACACAGACAAGGTGGCGAAGCCGACGGGGCTGAAGGTCCTCGTGGCAGAGGATCGGCTCACGGCCTGGGTCCAGGTGCAGGGCGTGGGGCGGCCGGACTTCGCCGTGCCGACTGAGGACGAGGTCGTCGCCGCGGCGCAGGCAGCGCGCCTGGCAGTGACCGACGATGTGCGCACGCGCGCGAAGGAACTGGTGGGGGTCATCCGGGAGGCATGTGCGGCGGGGGCGGAGAGTGCTGTCGCGCGCCTGCCGGAGCGGTTCGTGATCGCGCAAGGGCAATTGCCGGTGGAGGGGGAGGACGGGCGCGTGGAGCTGGTGCCGGAGCTGGCGCAGGCGACGGCCCCGGCGGACGAGGAAGGGCAGGTCGATTACTTCGCGGCGAGCGCGATCGTCACCGTCGCAGCGGGGGCCAAGATCGGCCGACTGGTGCCGGAGCGTGCGGGCACGCCCGGCGTGGACGTATTTGGGCGCCCGCGCGCACCGCGCAAGCCCAAGGGCAACCCGGTCAAGCTGGGGGCGGGCGTGAAGTGTGATCCGGCCGACGAGGGGGCACTCCTTGCGGTTACGGCCGGGCGGCTGGAACTCGACGGTGGCCGGGTGCGGATCAGCGAAGTGCTGGCGGTGCCGGGCGACGTGGATTTCAGCACCGGGAGCATCGAGTCGTGCGTGAACGTACATATCGCGGGCACCGTGCGGGCGAAATTCAGGGTGAAGACGACGGCGTCGCTGGCGGTGGACCGCGTGATTGAGGCCGCCGAGGTGGACGTGGGGGGGGACGTGCTGGTCCGTGGCGGGATTTTCGGGGCGGAACGGACGGGTCACGTCCGCGCGGGCGGCAGCGTGACGGCCAAGTTGTTGAACGAAGTCGTGCTCGAAGCGGGTGGCGACGTGCGCTTTGGCAAGGAAATCCTGAACGCATGTGTGCGGACCCGCGGGCACCTGATCGGCGAGCGCGGCACGGTGATCGGCGGGGACGTTTACGCGCGTGAAGGACTGCGGGTCCTGGTGCTCGGCAGCGAGGGCTGTGTCCTGACCCTGGTTGGCACGGGCGTCGACGTGAATGCCTTGCGACGCGGACGGCAACTGGAGCGCCAGATCAAGGAACTGCACAAGTCAGCCGAACAGATCCGGCAGGCGATCCAGCCCCTGATGGCCAACATGAAGCGCCTGCTGCCGGCACAGCGCGAACGCGCGACGGAATTACTCTGCAAAGCGGACGAGATCGACCTGCAGGTCGATGAACTGAAAAAGCAGATGGAACAATTGCAGACCGAGAGCAAGCCGCAGGGAACGCCGAGCATTCTGGTTGGCGAAATGATCCATCCCGGCGTTCGGCTCGTCATCGATGCGCGCGAGGCGCGCGTCCAGAAGGCCCTGCACGGACCCGTTCGCATCGAGATGCGCAAGATCGACGACGTCACCCAGATGGCCGCCGTCAACCAGCGCACCGGCTCCGTCACCGTCCTCCCCTGCGTCGACGTCGACCTTGACGCGCCCCCCGCCGATGCGCACCCGGCCACCGCCCCGAACCCCAAACCCTCCGAGACCCAACATGCTGCCCAGCCATAA
- a CDS encoding DUF503 domain-containing protein, whose translation MVVGVLRVRLGVFEARSLKDKRRVTKSLKDRLAARHNVSIAEVDDLEHCQAATLGLAMVANETRFVESALSKIVDELRVYAHASLLDYEIELL comes from the coding sequence ATGGTGGTCGGAGTCTTGCGCGTCCGGCTGGGCGTCTTCGAAGCGCGGTCGCTGAAGGACAAGCGGCGCGTGACGAAGAGCCTCAAGGACCGGCTGGCGGCGCGACACAACGTGTCGATCGCCGAAGTGGACGATCTGGAACACTGCCAGGCGGCGACGCTGGGGCTGGCGATGGTGGCGAACGAGACCCGCTTCGTGGAGAGCGCGTTGTCCAAGATCGTGGACGAGCTGCGGGTGTATGCGCACGCGTCATTGCTGGACTACGAGATCGAGCTGCTGTAG
- a CDS encoding KpsF/GutQ family sugar-phosphate isomerase, giving the protein MNSALEIARQVVADEAEALRQLTASFGADFEAILNTLLASNGQIVVSGLGKSGNIAQKIAASLTSTGTPAVFMHPVEALHGDLGIVTSRNCLIALSRSGNTEEILRFVAHFRRLGGPVIGFTQGRNSRLAELANHLVLLPDVPEAGPLNLAPTTSCVMMLAAGDALAMALLHKRGFKAEDFAQYHPEGALGRRLLLRAADLMHSGAALPVVQAGQTFNELVVEMTRKQLGLALIVETNGRMLGTFTDGDLRRIFERVADPRAIDARTAYAQSRRSAASPPVPISAVQGSHLAVECLRIMRESQITSLVVTDDAGRPVGLLRLMDLLNAGLG; this is encoded by the coding sequence GTGAACAGCGCACTGGAGATTGCCCGACAAGTCGTGGCGGACGAGGCCGAGGCCTTGCGGCAGTTGACGGCCAGTTTTGGCGCCGACTTCGAGGCGATTCTCAACACGCTGCTGGCGTCGAACGGGCAGATCGTGGTCAGTGGGCTTGGCAAGAGTGGCAACATCGCGCAGAAGATCGCTGCCTCTCTGACCAGCACGGGCACGCCGGCGGTGTTCATGCATCCCGTGGAGGCGCTGCACGGTGACCTGGGCATCGTCACTTCCAGGAATTGCCTGATCGCGCTCTCGCGCAGCGGGAACACGGAAGAGATCCTGCGGTTCGTTGCCCACTTTCGGCGGCTGGGCGGGCCGGTGATCGGGTTCACCCAGGGGCGCAACTCGCGCCTGGCGGAGCTGGCCAATCACCTCGTGCTCCTGCCGGACGTGCCGGAGGCCGGGCCGCTGAACCTGGCGCCGACGACGAGCTGCGTGATGATGCTGGCGGCGGGGGACGCCTTGGCCATGGCGCTGCTGCACAAGCGCGGCTTCAAGGCGGAAGACTTCGCGCAGTATCACCCCGAGGGGGCGCTGGGGCGGCGCCTCCTGCTGCGGGCGGCCGACCTGATGCACTCCGGCGCCGCGCTGCCCGTCGTGCAGGCCGGGCAGACCTTCAACGAACTGGTCGTGGAAATGACGCGCAAACAACTGGGGTTGGCGCTCATCGTGGAAACCAACGGACGCATGCTGGGAACGTTTACGGACGGAGATCTCCGGCGAATCTTCGAGCGCGTTGCGGACCCGCGCGCGATTGATGCGCGGACGGCGTATGCGCAAAGCCGACGCTCCGCCGCGTCACCCCCCGTCCCGATTTCCGCCGTGCAGGGCTCGCATCTCGCGGTGGAGTGCCTGCGGATCATGCGGGAAAGCCAGATCACGAGCCTGGTGGTGACGGATGACGCAGGGCGCCCCGTGGGACTGCTGCGGCTGATGGACCTGCTGAACGCGGGCCTGGGGTAG